The following DNA comes from Methanobacterium sp..
TTAGAGGAGAAGTAGGAAGATTTGTAAAGGAACTATCGGTTAATCATCCCACAATAATGTATTCAACCCTTAAAGGCTTTGATAAAATCAAACCGGCACTTAAGAAAGAATTTTCAGGAAAAAAGGTAAGTATGGGGATGTGTATTAATTGCGGCGAGCCAGCATCCCATGAATTGTGCAGAGCTTGCCTGTTTTCTAAAAAAATTCATGAAGAGGAATAGATATGGCAATTACAGTAATCATTGGCAAGGATAAACAAGCAGTAGAAATTAATGAAAATATGACCATCAAAGAAGTATTAGATACAATGGATATATCCTCTGAAACTGTTGTGGTAAAAAGAAATAATGAAGTCGTGATAGAAGAGGAAATTCTCGAAGATGGAGACGTAATAGAGGTTATCCGTGTTATTTACGGTGGTTAATAATAAATTGCGGATGTTAACAATGGAAGATAATAATATTATAGAAGATTATATTTCAAAAAAACAGACAAAAACTGTTAGTCTAATCGAAAACTATGTTTTAAAATATTTTAGCATAAAAAATACCCATGTTGAAAAAAAGACCTTTTATTTGATAGTTTGGAATTATGATAGGGATAAATTTGTTCAATTAGTTGATGATCTCGATAAAATTGGTTATTTACCTTTTATTGATGAATATAAAGGTGAATATAAGATAAATATTGTCCAAAAGCCAGAACACAATGAATCGCGAGTTCATATTAATGTGATTTTATTTTTAATAACTATTATATCTACAATATCTGCAGGATACTTTTTTAATGGAATAAATTTGTCAACTGGAACGTACTTTACAGTAGAAGGCATATTAAATGGAACTGCGTTTTCAATGGCTAATTTAATACAAGGAATAACTTTTTCTGCAGCGCTATTAGCTATAATTGGAACTCATGAAACTGCACACTACTTTGCTGCCAGAAAACACAATGTAAAAGCGACTTTACCTTATTTTATACCTGCTCCTACTTTAATCGGAACTTTTGGTGCAGTTATAAATGTAAAATCAGCAATACCTGATAAAAATGCTCTTTTTGACCTCGGGGCCAGCGGTCCA
Coding sequences within:
- a CDS encoding MoaD/ThiS family protein encodes the protein MAITVIIGKDKQAVEINENMTIKEVLDTMDISSETVVVKRNNEVVIEEEILEDGDVIEVIRVIYGG
- a CDS encoding site-2 protease family protein, producing MEDNNIIEDYISKKQTKTVSLIENYVLKYFSIKNTHVEKKTFYLIVWNYDRDKFVQLVDDLDKIGYLPFIDEYKGEYKINIVQKPEHNESRVHINVILFLITIISTISAGYFFNGINLSTGTYFTVEGILNGTAFSMANLIQGITFSAALLAIIGTHETAHYFAARKHNVKATLPYFIPAPTLIGTFGAVINVKSAIPDKNALFDLGASGPIAGFIVTVPVLIIGVLLSNIGPIQNTGIYLIPSPLMYISFNFFFTSVPDGYTIMLSPIAFAAWVGIIVTMLNLMPVAFLDGGHISRSLFNEKIHKIISFIGISATLILGWIPMGILMIIVLFISKRHPGALDNVSKMSRNRKILSVVMVIIFILCLSPIPITQI